GAGAATTGGAATTTGGAAAAACGTTTGAGCCTGGAAGGAGAGTGGGAATTTTACTGGAACGTTCTTTATTCCGAATTAACAAACAAATCCATACCTCAATTTGAAAATGTTCCGGGTACTTGGACTGATTACAAAAAGGGGGAAGGAACTTATCCTAGCTTCGGTTATGCGACTTATCGAATGAATTTATATTTGAAAGAACCGATGGAAGGTATGGCGATTAAGATGCTCGAAGCTTCGACTTCTTATAATCTTTATATAAATGGAAAGAAGGTATTGTCAAGCGGTATCGTGGGAAAAACAAAAGAAACAAGTTTTCCATTGTACAGACCGGGAGTGAGCGCTCCGTTAACATTGAACGAATCCAACGAAATCGTCATCGAAGTATCCAATTTCTTCCATTCCAAATCAGGCGTTTGGGCAAAAGTTTATATAGGCAAACACGAGGATCTTGTTTCCGTTCGGGAAAAAACGATTTGGCTGGACATATTCATTTGCGGGGGAGTGTGCATCGCGTTTTTTTATCATTTCAGTTTATTTGCACTGCTTCGCGGAGTTTTATCCCATCTGTTTTTTTCATTTATCGGTGTTGTTGCATTCATTCGGATCGCTTTGACGGGCGAGCGGTTTTTCTATTCTCTTTTTCCTTGGTTTGGTTTTAACTTAGGTTATGTGATGGAACTCTTATCTGTTTACGTCGGTGGAATGGTGCTCGCTCTGTTTATCAGATCCGTATTTCCGAATGAGTTTTCGAAAAAAGTGATGTATGGTTTGGTATCCGGTTTTTTGATGCTTTGTCTGACGGTAATCTTTACCGATTTGTATATTTATTCTCAGACCATACCGATCTTCGGTATTTTGATTTTTATCGAATGCATTTATATAGTTTATGTTTTGATCCAAGCCATTCGAAATGACAGGGTCGGTGCTTGGATCGGGCTTATTATTTGCATGTTACTTTTCGTATTCATCGCGAACGATATACTTTATGCGAATATGGTCATTAATACGACTTATATATTGTCTTACGGTATTTCCTTGTTCTTTGTCGCTCAGGCTTTCATTATCTCCAAACAATTTGCAAGCTCCTATCATCTTTCTCAGAAATTAAGCGAAGACTTGCAAAAATCAAATGATCGTTTGGTTTCCATTGATAAACTGAAAGATGAATTTTTGGCAAATACGTCTCATGAATTAAGGACCCCATTGCAAGGAATCATCGGGATTGCGGATTCACTCAGAAGAGGAGTCGGCGGATCTATGTCCAAGTTCGTGGAAGACCAAATGAGTATGATAGTTACGAGCGGAGAAAGGCTTTCCCGGCTTGTAAATGACATACTTGATTTTTCCAAACTCAAACATCGCGATCTTAGCCTGAAGAATATTCCCGTTGATCTCTATCAAGCGGTCAACTTCACACTTACACTCAATCAAGTGAATCTTAATTTAACTAAAGTTAATATGGAAAACAGGATTCCCAAAGATTTTCCCACTTTATTTGCCGATGAAAACAGACTTCAGCAGATTTTACAGAATTTAATCGCCAATGCGGTAAAATTTACAGAGGAAGGATCGATCATAGTTACTGCTAAGATTCTCCCGAATCGGATGGCGGAAATCAGTGTGACGGATACCGGAATAGGAATCGATGAAAAAAATCAGGAAAGGATTTTTGATTTTTTCGAACAAGTGGAGAGCGGAGATGCACGCAATTCAGGCGGAACTGGGCTGGGGCTTGCGATCAGTCGTGCTCTTGTGAATTTGCATGGAGGAGATATCGGTGTAGAGTCGGAACGGAAGAAAGGCTCCCGGTTTTATTTCACCTTACCTGTATTAGATGAAAAAACCGAAATTGAAACGAGTAATACTCCTGAATTTATCAATGATAAAAATGAAATGAAACCGAACGAACTTATTTCATTTCCTTCCATCGATACTGTATACACTGCCAATCGGATCTTTTCTCCTGAAGAGGTGAGAATACTCGTGGTAGATGACGAGCCGATCAATTTGCAGGTAATTCAAAATTATCTTTCGTTGCAAAAAATCCAAGCAGTCACCGTTTCCAGCGGCAAAGAGGCACTTGAATTGTTGAAGCCGGGACATTTGTTTCAAGCGGTTATATTGGATATGATGATGCCTAGATTTTCCGGCTTGGAAACTACAAAGGAGATCAGAAAGAATTATACCGCTTTGGAATTACCTATCTTAATGCTCACTGCAAAAACCCAAGATAAGGACTTGGTGGCCGCCTTGAATGCGGGCGTAAATGATTATCTGATAAAACCTTTCGATTATGAACAACTTACTCTTCGCGTTAGCAATATGCTTCGGTTATTGCAAAGTCATAAGGAACATTTGGAAAGAGAATCCGAAAAGAAAATTGCAGTGGGTCACGTCCGGCAAAGGATCAATTTGGATCTTCATGATCATTTGGGAGCAAGGCTTACCGATTTGAAATTTTTATCGGAAGAATTATTGAACAAGGAAGGAACGGATAGAGTCCTATTCGAAAAAATCATTGGAAACGTAAATGCAGCCATTCAGATTTTAAGAGATCAGATGTTGAAGATAGAAGATCTGGGTCTTTTGAGCGAAAATTTCATCAAAGGAATCAATTTGGTAATGCTCAGGCGTTACTCCGATGCGGATAGGGATTTTGATTTTCAAGCTGACGAGAAATTGATTCATTTCTTTTCCTCCCAAAGAAATGAAAACAGTATGATCGAATTGTACAGCATAGTCAATGAGATCACCAGTAATGATTTGAAATACGGAGAAGGCGTTTCCAAGTGGAATTTTTTATTAGAAGATAATGAAATACTTATGAATATGAAGGCCGGTTCCCGATACCGCTTGCAAAAACACAAAACCGGACGTGGAACGGAAAATTTGGTATTCAGGATTTCCAAACTCGGCGGAAAAATGAAACTTAAGTTAGATGAAAATATGTATCATATGGAATTGAAATTGAATAAGGAAACATTTTCCCTTCAATAAATGGATTAAGGTTTATGGAAACAAAAAAAGTAAAAATTGGAATCGTTGAGAATGATGAAAATTTCAGAAATCAGATTTTGACAATTCTGGAAGCAACTCCCGGCGTTCTTTCCGTATCCCATTGGGAATCGGCGGAAGCATATTGGAAAGATGAGAACGGAAAAGAATTGGACATATTGTTTTTGGATATAATGTTGCCGGGGATGAACGGTGTGGAACTTGCCGGAAAGATTTCGGAAAGAGATCCGAATATAAGCAAGATTATGCTTAGTAATATGAATTCGGATGAACTCATTTACAGTTCTTTAAAAAACGGGGCTATCGGTTATATTTTAAAGTCCGAAATGAAAGATATATCTGAAGTCATAGACACTGTGTTACAAGGAGGAGCCATCATTACTCCTACGATTGCATTTCGAGTTTTAAATCATTTCAAAGCTAAAACCAATTTGGGTTCGATTAAACTTACAGATAAGGAAAATCAGATTTTGGATCAAATGGTCAGAGGCAAAACGATCAATCGGGTGGCTGAATTTTTAGGTGTGAGCAAATACACAATCCAACACCACGTAAAAAATATTTATAAAAAGTTAAATGTACACAACCGAGCTGAATTAGTTCGAAAAGCAAATGACATCGGACTGTTGTAATAGTCTTAATTTGATATGACTTTCCGATTGTTTTTCTGGTTTAAGAGCCATCAATTTCATACCTTTGTATTATTCTGTTTTGTTGCTTTGTTCCTGGAGCTTACTTGCTCCAGTGTCGGATTTGAAACCAAATCCTTAAGAGATACGATGAAGCATGGCCCGATTGGCATATCGGACCGGAACAAATGTCTGTTCGTTGGTAACAGGATGTTCCCTGGAAGACTGCAGCGGGACATCCTATTGTTTCTTCTCAACTGGACTAAAAGTTACGGACTAACGGTTTTTGTCCGCTTGTTTGGAATATTTTCTTTGGTAAACAAAACGAATTGCTTCCGCTTCCAGCCATGGAACAGGTTTTCCACCGCCTAAAATCCTTGCTTCGATGAAAGATTTGCATGCTTTCTCGAATACATGGCAGACTGCGTGCAGATCATCCAAGGTTCTATGGCCGCAAATCGCACCTTGATCCTTGATCATAACCGCATTTCTTCTTTTGATTCCCTTTACAATTTTCTTCAGTGCTTCTTCGGTTTCCCCGAATGACACTACTTTCGCGGAAGGACCTACGATCTGAGCCATATCATCCAAATAAGGTAGGACTGTTTCTCCCGCCATAGAACAAGTAAGTATATTTTCCTGAGTTGTATGGATGATTGTGTTGAAGTCCTTTCTTTCTTTATATAAAGTTAGGTGAAGATTTGCAAATCGGGGGGAATTTTCCGGTAAAGAGGTTTGGTCTAAATACAACTCCACCCAATTAGGATTTTTTTTCTTGGAAAATTGAGTGAAGTTTACATCGCTAGGAGTGATCCAGACACGATTCCCGATTCGGATACTTGCAGAATTCCCTTGTTCCAAAATTCCTTCTTTTTGCAAATCGGGAATCAAACGAAGCAATTCGGACGGATGCTCAGGTGCCTTCATGCAAATTCCTTTTTCCCGAAATTTTGAAGATACCATTCTCTTACCGATTTGGTTTCAAATTTTTTGGAGTGGGAGACTTTTTTAAATTCTTCGTGTATGAATGTTTCCGCCGATCTTTCCAATTCCATAGAAACGGAAAAAGCATTCTCCATATCGGATCCGATGCATAATACACCGTGGTTTGCAAGTAAAACTGCTTTGCTTCCCGATTTCGCCAAACATTCGATAGCGGAACGAATCAGTTTTTTAGATCCGGGCAAAGCGTAATCCGTGCAGAAAACCGGACCGCCGATGATCTTTTTCATTTTATCGGATAGTATGGGAATATTTTTTCTGGCGGACGCCACCACGCTTGCTTGCAATTGGTGAGTATGGATGATTGATTTCACATCGGGTCTGAGTTTATAAGTTTCCGCGTGAAGTCCTTTTTCATAGGAAGGTTTGATCCTTCCTTCGTGTTCCAAGGTGTGAAGATTTACCTTTACGATTTCATCGGGGCTTAGGTCTTCATAGGTTCTGCCGGTAGGAGTGATGACGAAATGATCCTCATCGATTCTTTGACTGATATTGCCCCAAGTTCTGGTGATGAGTCCTGCCTTCAGTAGGCGCACTCCCGTATCTCTTACGATTTTATTTGCAGTTTGAATTTCCATTGTATCCTACCTTTCGAAATGCGCCGACTCTAAATCACACCTTCGACTTTCTGGAACACCCGATCAAATCTTTTCAAAGCGTCGTCGATGATTGCATCGGTATCGGCTGCGCTTGTATAAAGTCTGCTTCCTGCAAGAGTCACTAACCCTTCCGCCATATAAGCAGCGCCCATTTCTTCCATTGCATGTTTTCTTTTATGAGCTTCAGCAATTGTTTTTTTAATCGTCCAGAATTTACTGAAATTGATTTCAAGTAACATTGTTCCTACTGTCTCCAAATGGCAAATAGAGCCTTGGTTGAACGCAACGAAAGGTAGGTTGTATTTTTTGATCAGTTTTTGAAGTCCTAACGTTAGGCGGTCGCCCGCTTTACCCGCTTTTTCGCAAGCCTTGGTTTTTTCCATTTCACATAGGGTATAATATCCTGCGGCGGAGCTAAGAGGATTCGCAGCCATCGTGCCACCGATCAAAGCTTTTTTCATTCCGGTTTGGATCCCCGCAGAAACATATTTCATATATTCTTTTTTACCGCCGAGCCCGCCCGCAGACGGATAACCCCCGGCAACCACTTTTCCGAACACTGTCAGATCGGGAGTGACTCCGTAATAGCCTTGTGCACCGCTGAGTCCCACTCGGAACGCAGTGACTACTTCGTCAAATATCAGTAAGGCGCCGAATCGATCGCATAATTCCCTTACTCCTGCGTTGAAATTTTTATCCAGAGGACGAGTGCCGCTTTCCGGGCCGATCGGTTCCATTAAGACCGCGGCGGTTCCTCCTCTCCATCTGTTTCTCTTTAAAACGGATTCCAAAGCGTTCAAATCGTTCGGATAAAATTCCTGAGTGTATTTGAATACCGATTTGGGAACTCCGTTCGCTTCAAAATGTCTTGTGCCGGGAAGACGCAATCCGTATGCCAACTGATCACTCCATCCGTGATAAGCTCCGCCCATTTTTACTATATTTTTTTTCTTGGTAGCAAGTCTTGCCACCCGTATGGATGCCATACATGCTTCCGTCCCCGAACCTAACATTCGAAACATTTCTACGGAAGGAACGAGCTGAACGATCTTTTCAGCTAACTTAAGTTCGTATTCATGAAATAATCCGGTGACGGGGCCTGAGCTATTTAATAATTCCAAAACTTTTTTGCGAACTACAGGAGGATTACTTCCCAGAACCGTAGGGCCACCGGCTTGCAGAAAGTCGATGTATTTGTTTCCGTCCAAATCAAATAGATGTGCACCGGAAGCTTTTGTGAAAACCAAAGGGAAAGGGTGGTTGAAGGCAAGGTTGTGTTGAACTCCTCCCGGAATGTATTCGGAGGCTTCTGCGATCATCTTTTTCGAGCGAGCGCATTTTTTATCGTAGTATTCAGATATAATTTTATCCATTTCCGCTTTACGGATGGAGCGGATCGGCTGCGAAATCAGAGATCTCAGATCTTTATAGACTTGGTCTACATCGGGGTATTGGTTGATTGCGAAGCCAGTGGACATACTTAAATTCCCTTTGGATAGTTTTTAGTTGACAATGAGTGAGTAATCACTCATTGTCAAGAAGAATTTATAAAAAAGAGGGAACGATGTCCCGGAAATACTTCAATGATAGTTTTGATCGAATCTCGGAAGAAAAGAGAAATCGAATTCTGTCAATTGCCGTGTCTGAATTTGCCAACAGGGGATTCACAAGCGCAAACACAAACACGATCGCCCAAAAAGCAGGGATCAGTGTCGGCTCATTATATAAATACTTTGAAACGAAGGAAGACTTTTTTCTAACCGCGGTCCATCATGGAGTTTCTCAACTCGAAAAGGCATTGGAATCGGTTCTATTGGAGAAGGTCGATTTTTTCGGTAAGATAGAAAAGATACTACGAATCATTCAAATTCATTCCAGAGAAAACCAGGATATCATCAGACTTTACAACGAGATGACTTCGGAGAGTAATTCCGAACTGATCAACCGGCTTTCCAGTGAACTGGAATCCATTTCTGCAAAATGTTATACCCAAATTATCGATTTAGCAAAAGAAGAAGGAATCATTCCAGTCGATACAAACAGTTCCATCCATGCTTTTTTATTGGATAATATATTTATGAGTCTTCAGTTCTCTTACGCAACGGAATATTATAAAGAGAGAATGAAAATCTATTTAGGTGAGGACGTGTTTGAAAGAGACGAAGATGTCATCATCGGGGTGATGCAATTTATCAGACGGGCGTTTGGCGGCGGAATCTGATATAATCGTTTGATGTTGCACGCTCCTGTGCGCTTAACCTCAGTGTTACGACGCACGAGTTTCGGGCTGTCCTGGCCATTCGCAGCGACCCATAGGGAGCGAGAATGTGAACTGGACGGTTAGCGAATGCGGTAGTCCAGATTCACAGACTTGCTTGCAAGTCTAACCAATGGTCACGTAAATCTTTAATCAACTAACTTTCGGAAGTTCACATCAATCCTGAGATGTGCTATAGCCACTGCGAGAAACATCTCACTTGCTTTTAAGAGAAGAGAGACTTTATTTATGTTTGTATGGGCGGCTCGCATTCCTTTCTATTTCCTTAACTTTATTAATTACGCGATCACGCTCTCCCTCGGCGGCTACGCTCGGTCGATCGTTGCCGCAAAAGTTGGATTTTATATATTACCTTTTATTTAAAACTCATCGAACCTAGGTAGGATGGCAAAAAGCCGAACTTTTTATAAGAATTTTAGGGAAAATAGAAAGAGGGATTGCTGGTTCAAGGCGGATGTGTTAGTTGGAACTCATTGGGTGGCGGGTGGATTACCCCTCCCAAATCAGGGCGGGGATACCAGAATCCCATCTTATAAGGAAACTTACCTCTAACTTAAAAAACACAGGACGTTCCGTGAAAATTACAAGTCACATCAAAGGTTAACCCTTCCGAGCCTCCATAAAAGGAGATTCTTTCAGAAAAAATACCAAAATGAAATTCAAGGCGGACAAACCCAGAAACAAATACAAAAAGGAAATCATTCCGAAATAATTCATCCCAAGTATAAAAACTATCCCTGAGATTTGTCCTACCAGAAGAAGTAATCCTTGTGAGGTGGACTCGGGCGCAGGAGAAGTGATCTCTGCACAGTATTGGAATCCGATCGGAGCTCCGATCCCCAAGAGAAAAAAACCTATGATTGCCGAGGAAATAAGCAGGGGGATAAAATCATTTGAAATAGTAAATAAACCAAGCCCGAATAAAAATCCTCCCATCGCAACAATCAGAAAAGTTTTTCTTTTTTGCAATCGGTCGGAAAGTGGAGGGATGATCACTCCGCCCAAGATACCTGCAATCAGCATAATACCTCCTACAAGTCCTGACTCTTCTATGTTTAAACCTTTGATTTCTGAAATTTGATCAATGCATGTGCTCACTGCGTTGAAGACTCCAAGCCCGATCAAAAATAAAAACAATATCTTTCTCATATCATTCTTATTCCATAAAAAACGGATTCCTTCCCAAAAAGGGAGTCGGCTGTCTTCCCCGTGTATGCTTGGTGAGGTGGGTGGCTTTTCTTTGCTGAAGATTAAAAATAAAACTGCTGAGATCAGTGAAATGATTCCGTAAAGCAGCATCACTTCGGGAATTTTTTCACCTTTCTCTCCTCCTTCCAAAAGGATAGGAGTCAAAATCATCACAAAGATGATTCCTAAAAATTGAGCGAGGGTTCCTAGGGCTACGGACGTGGCTCTTTCCTGAATCGGAAACCATAAAACACTGATCTTTGTAACTGCATTGAGTAAAAAAGGTTGGGCGATCGCAAGACCGATTTGGCTTATCAGAACAATTGTATAATCATTCGCATAAATTCCTTTGAGAATTCCAAAGACCCCCATTAGAACCGCACCGAATCCTACTCCTTTCCGAATACCGTAAGTATCAATGATATAGGAAGCGGGGATCGCAACGATCACAAACACAGCTAAGAATATGAGAGAAAGCAGGTCGATTTGGACAGGACTTACCGAATAGAACTCCTTTGCATCCCGGGCAATGGGAGCGAACGTCAGCCATTGCATGCATATGGCGGCAGTGATCAATATATACAAAGATAAAATCACCCAACGATAGGGATAGACTTGGATCGAATTTTGGCTCATTCCATTCTCCTTAGATCTGCTTTTCCCATTTGGAAAAAGAATTGCTTTTGTGGCAGATTTTCCAGTTTCATAGTGAGTGATCACTCACTTTTTTCTATCGCCCGGAAATTTGAGACAAGGAAGACCATGAGCCATAACATTTATATACTTTCCTATGACGTAGGTACCACAGGTGTAAAAACCTGCCTCTTTCTGCTTGGAGAACGTTTGGAGCTTACACATGCCTCTCTTTCCGAATATCCTATCCATTTATTGGAAAACGGAGGAGCGGAACAGGACCCGGATGACTGGTGGAAGGCTCTGCAAACAACTACCCGCGAAATTTTGAAAGAAACCGGAATTTCTCCCGAGAGTATCCAAGGGATTTCTTTTTGTTCCCAGATGCAAGGTTTGGTTTTGGTGGATTCGCATTTTAACCCGGTACGTCGTGCAATGAGTTATATGGATGCAAGGGCAACGGAAGAGATACGAAAAGGGCTGGGTCATGGTTTGAAAATCGAAGGAATCAATGCATTCAAACTTTTGTTATCTCTATGGATTACAGGAGCTGTCGCGGGAAGCGTAAAAGATCCTATTTGGAAATATAAGTGGGTGGAAAAAAACGAACCGAACCTTTTCTCTAAAGTTAGGTGGTGGTTGGACGTAAAGGAATTCCTAATCGCAAAATGTACAAACCAAGCTGTGATGACAAGAGATACTGCGTTCACTACCTTCTTATACGATTCCCGAAAAGGGAAAGGAAATTGGAGCCGTTTACTTACTA
The nucleotide sequence above comes from Leptospira kobayashii. Encoded proteins:
- a CDS encoding ATP-binding protein, with the translated sequence MSSFLQRKWICLIVILFAFQCKQLFLIEKPPLVKEGVLDLRENWNLEKRLSLEGEWEFYWNVLYSELTNKSIPQFENVPGTWTDYKKGEGTYPSFGYATYRMNLYLKEPMEGMAIKMLEASTSYNLYINGKKVLSSGIVGKTKETSFPLYRPGVSAPLTLNESNEIVIEVSNFFHSKSGVWAKVYIGKHEDLVSVREKTIWLDIFICGGVCIAFFYHFSLFALLRGVLSHLFFSFIGVVAFIRIALTGERFFYSLFPWFGFNLGYVMELLSVYVGGMVLALFIRSVFPNEFSKKVMYGLVSGFLMLCLTVIFTDLYIYSQTIPIFGILIFIECIYIVYVLIQAIRNDRVGAWIGLIICMLLFVFIANDILYANMVINTTYILSYGISLFFVAQAFIISKQFASSYHLSQKLSEDLQKSNDRLVSIDKLKDEFLANTSHELRTPLQGIIGIADSLRRGVGGSMSKFVEDQMSMIVTSGERLSRLVNDILDFSKLKHRDLSLKNIPVDLYQAVNFTLTLNQVNLNLTKVNMENRIPKDFPTLFADENRLQQILQNLIANAVKFTEEGSIIVTAKILPNRMAEISVTDTGIGIDEKNQERIFDFFEQVESGDARNSGGTGLGLAISRALVNLHGGDIGVESERKKGSRFYFTLPVLDEKTEIETSNTPEFINDKNEMKPNELISFPSIDTVYTANRIFSPEEVRILVVDDEPINLQVIQNYLSLQKIQAVTVSSGKEALELLKPGHLFQAVILDMMMPRFSGLETTKEIRKNYTALELPILMLTAKTQDKDLVAALNAGVNDYLIKPFDYEQLTLRVSNMLRLLQSHKEHLERESEKKIAVGHVRQRINLDLHDHLGARLTDLKFLSEELLNKEGTDRVLFEKIIGNVNAAIQILRDQMLKIEDLGLLSENFIKGINLVMLRRYSDADRDFDFQADEKLIHFFSSQRNENSMIELYSIVNEITSNDLKYGEGVSKWNFLLEDNEILMNMKAGSRYRLQKHKTGRGTENLVFRISKLGGKMKLKLDENMYHMELKLNKETFSLQ
- a CDS encoding response regulator, producing the protein METKKVKIGIVENDENFRNQILTILEATPGVLSVSHWESAEAYWKDENGKELDILFLDIMLPGMNGVELAGKISERDPNISKIMLSNMNSDELIYSSLKNGAIGYILKSEMKDISEVIDTVLQGGAIITPTIAFRVLNHFKAKTNLGSIKLTDKENQILDQMVRGKTINRVAEFLGVSKYTIQHHVKNIYKKLNVHNRAELVRKANDIGLL
- a CDS encoding class II aldolase/adducin family protein, coding for MKAPEHPSELLRLIPDLQKEGILEQGNSASIRIGNRVWITPSDVNFTQFSKKKNPNWVELYLDQTSLPENSPRFANLHLTLYKERKDFNTIIHTTQENILTCSMAGETVLPYLDDMAQIVGPSAKVVSFGETEEALKKIVKGIKRRNAVMIKDQGAICGHRTLDDLHAVCHVFEKACKSFIEARILGGGKPVPWLEAEAIRFVYQRKYSKQADKNR
- a CDS encoding class II aldolase/adducin family protein; its protein translation is MEIQTANKIVRDTGVRLLKAGLITRTWGNISQRIDEDHFVITPTGRTYEDLSPDEIVKVNLHTLEHEGRIKPSYEKGLHAETYKLRPDVKSIIHTHQLQASVVASARKNIPILSDKMKKIIGGPVFCTDYALPGSKKLIRSAIECLAKSGSKAVLLANHGVLCIGSDMENAFSVSMELERSAETFIHEEFKKVSHSKKFETKSVREWYLQNFGKKEFA
- a CDS encoding aspartate aminotransferase family protein: MSTGFAINQYPDVDQVYKDLRSLISQPIRSIRKAEMDKIISEYYDKKCARSKKMIAEASEYIPGGVQHNLAFNHPFPLVFTKASGAHLFDLDGNKYIDFLQAGGPTVLGSNPPVVRKKVLELLNSSGPVTGLFHEYELKLAEKIVQLVPSVEMFRMLGSGTEACMASIRVARLATKKKNIVKMGGAYHGWSDQLAYGLRLPGTRHFEANGVPKSVFKYTQEFYPNDLNALESVLKRNRWRGGTAAVLMEPIGPESGTRPLDKNFNAGVRELCDRFGALLIFDEVVTAFRVGLSGAQGYYGVTPDLTVFGKVVAGGYPSAGGLGGKKEYMKYVSAGIQTGMKKALIGGTMAANPLSSAAGYYTLCEMEKTKACEKAGKAGDRLTLGLQKLIKKYNLPFVAFNQGSICHLETVGTMLLEINFSKFWTIKKTIAEAHKRKHAMEEMGAAYMAEGLVTLAGSRLYTSAADTDAIIDDALKRFDRVFQKVEGVI
- a CDS encoding TetR/AcrR family transcriptional regulator codes for the protein MSRKYFNDSFDRISEEKRNRILSIAVSEFANRGFTSANTNTIAQKAGISVGSLYKYFETKEDFFLTAVHHGVSQLEKALESVLLEKVDFFGKIEKILRIIQIHSRENQDIIRLYNEMTSESNSELINRLSSELESISAKCYTQIIDLAKEEGIIPVDTNSSIHAFLLDNIFMSLQFSYATEYYKERMKIYLGEDVFERDEDVIIGVMQFIRRAFGGGI
- a CDS encoding MFS transporter, with the protein product MSQNSIQVYPYRWVILSLYILITAAICMQWLTFAPIARDAKEFYSVSPVQIDLLSLIFLAVFVIVAIPASYIIDTYGIRKGVGFGAVLMGVFGILKGIYANDYTIVLISQIGLAIAQPFLLNAVTKISVLWFPIQERATSVALGTLAQFLGIIFVMILTPILLEGGEKGEKIPEVMLLYGIISLISAVLFLIFSKEKPPTSPSIHGEDSRLPFWEGIRFLWNKNDMRKILFLFLIGLGVFNAVSTCIDQISEIKGLNIEESGLVGGIMLIAGILGGVIIPPLSDRLQKRKTFLIVAMGGFLFGLGLFTISNDFIPLLISSAIIGFFLLGIGAPIGFQYCAEITSPAPESTSQGLLLLVGQISGIVFILGMNYFGMISFLYLFLGLSALNFILVFFLKESPFMEARKG